The Oryza brachyantha chromosome 7, ObraRS2, whole genome shotgun sequence genomic interval TATAAAATGGACACCGAACCCACTCGCATACTTGCCCAAGcaacaattaattaacgaAAATAAGATCGAAATCTGTCCTGTAAGTATGGCAGCGGAGAGCCTTCTCCTGGTCGCTCTGTTCCTGACGGGGCTTGCTGCGCGAGGAGCGGAGGCAGGCGTAGCTGCTATCATCTTCGGCACAGTGCCATGCACCACTCGCCCCTGTAAGCAATTCGTAATTTAATCCATATATGAAGCAAATTAAGCGTCTAGAAAGCATATTATgttgtactacctccatttcataatataatatgtttgattttctttttttaaaacgtttgatcgttcgtcttatttaaaaatttagtacaaatataaaaaataacaagtcgtgcttaaagttcttttgatataaaaaaataagtcacaagcaaaataaatgatatttttataattttttaaataagacaaatgatcaaacattaaaaaaaagtcaaaatcttacgttatgaaacggaggggcAGTATATATCAGTTTTGGTATGTTGTGATATGGGAATAAATATCCTCTGCATACGACCTTTCTGTGCGCATCAATATACTTCGAATAGTACTACGGATCTTTTTACCGAATAGCCAAATGTTACTATGGACCCTTGATTTTAACATTGATTCAAGGATTAATACAAccccgtcccaaaataaataaatttctgagtttttatagaatttttaacttttcgtcttatttaatttttttatgattattatttttatgattgacgtgactatttttttaaaatatttaaataagacgaatggtcaaacactcGACATAGAAAACTcataaattcgtttattttgggaaagAGTAGTAGCTATCTTAATTATCTCATGAGTGTTAAGAATTATTTATTGACAATTGAAGCTAATTATTGCCTTCGAATGAGGAATGAAATGAACTTTCCTTGTTTAATATGTATAATGAATTGTACGTATGATGATACTCTATAGGTATACCTAGTTGTACTTCTATTTAAAGTATATGGACAGTTTTTTCTACAGTTTTTGGCATCATTTGTTATTTGGTGTACACATATAGGGGCGatcgtttggattttttattaaaaaaataaaacagcatttttacattaaaaataatttatgaataaacttttaCCCATATAATTTTAgggatctaaaaatcaataccgaaaaataaattttagtgaaaaaactttaaaatcaactcaaaatttaagattaaaaatttaaatttttgatataaacctaagcaaaagcgaaacgatgagATATACAGTGTGCACGGGGTACCCTCTGTGCATGCATAAGATACGTCACCTTGTTATGTATATACGTGTTTGCATAGTTTTCACGTAGTCGCACCCGTGCTTGTATGTATATACGCAGATACAGCTAACGTGCGAGTGGAGACCAACGACGGCCCGATGGGCAACATCTACACGAGCATCACGAACACCGAGGGCCAATTCATCACGACGCTGGACGTGCCGTCGAGCGAAGCGATGAGCTccctggcgagcggcggcggcaaggtggCGGTGGCCACTCCTCCGGTCATGTGCAACGCGTCTCTCGCCGCCACGGGGACCTTGGAAGCACCCGTTGTTCCTGTCGGCGCGAGGGCACTCGGCGATGCCGATGCCGATTCCATACAAAACGCAACGTCGGTTGACATGACATCTGCTTCCATAGCAGCAGCGGATTTTGCCAGACGTCTTGCCGATGAAGTCACTATGGGCTTTCTTCGTCAGCTaaccaacagcagcagccTCCCGGCCGGAGTTTCCTACGGCGGTAGCACCGTCGATGCTTATGCTGTTTTTGCCGTCGGATCCTTTTCCTACTCTCCAGGGAATTGatgaaactaattaattaattaacacgtGCTGCTGGCTAGTGTACCCGACCAgctagtaattaaataatccgTGCGTACGATTATACGTACGTGCATACATACACAAGCACACGTGCAACTCCTTGTGATCATGCATGCGCGCGTGCTTTTtgtcatatatgtatatcgATCTGTTTTAGTGTCATCATATAAGAATAATTATATGATATCGGTTCGTATTTACTTATTGTCATATTTTATGGTAACCcacatatattcttttttaaagGACGTttgttagttaaaaaaaacaaaggtagtATTTCATCACAGGGGCTGATTACACGTCAGtcgactgatttttttttttgtctttgcgTCCTGTCCGATCAAAATGTAAGGCCAAACAACTAAGGCCTTGCTTATTTTCACTTAGGATTATTGTAAGCTGAATTATTAAgctagattaatatatactggattataataagttggtGAAGAATAAATTATAATCTGTTTGTTTATCGGATTGTTGAATATGCTAGATTACTGGGTTTGCATGGCTAAAGTCTGAAATGCCTTCAACTATTTTCGGGGTAAGCGGTGGCAAGATGCGTAATTACTTTGAAATATAAAAGACAGTGGGTCTTTAACCAACtaataatccaaaaaaaaacacctacGGAGgtgcttatcagattatagtaatctagcttatagattataataaattatcacaataatctatttatttgttttagattatttttaataatttagattataataatcttaagtgAAAATAAACCGGGCCTAAATCATAAATCATAGGAAGCAACGGTAAACAGAACACTCAATGATTCTTAACCCCTTAACGGGCCTGTATAGAATCGGCAACAGGCTAAAGAAAAGATTTAACAGGCCTGGATATAAAAAACCCTTTCCAAATATCCAGCACAAAAATTTGACTATGACATTTTGCTTTTCTCCTTTCAACTTAAATATGCTGCGACATCATGGGCTTGGCCCAACCAAATAACACGATGTACGTATATTCTCTATATAAAGGAGTTCACTGTAAAAtgggaaaataaaaataaaaatttcactGAATTAACATATTTGCTATGAAGCTTTGGGTCATGAGACTTTCTTCTGTTTTAGCTTTAGAATGGCTATTTGCTAGCTGCACAGTCAAGTGCTAATATATATCATcttagtcaaaaaaaaaatggctaaTATCATCTACACAAAAAAGTTGAAACCATAAATTTCATTGCACAGGTGCGGTATACAATCCTtccaagacaaaaaaaaaagtaaatacattaaattaattattcaagTTGGTGATGTGATAATGGAGTGTTACTACGACAAGCTACCTCTTGCCCCTTTCAATTGATTTCCACGGTACCACCCATCACCATAAAACTGGGCATGGGTTCGCTATAGTTACTCTTATGCAGTAACACAGGctaacatgtgggcccatGAGATGTGTGGCCTACATGTCAGCTGTATCTGCTGCTGCACAGCAGTAACTGCATGTAATCCCCGTTGCATAAAACCTTCTAATTTTTAGCTCATTCCAACCTAAAATAAGCAAGATAATAACAGGATAAAGACCAAAGCTTTGAGCCTCCCTCCCTTTCTCCAAGCAGACTGTAAAATTCCAGCTACCTCTAAGCAACCATTGACAAGTACAAAGAAAAATGACAACTCTAATAAGGATTCAAAGTGTTTGTTAAACCCTTCACGAGCTTATAACAGCCaatcatgcatataaaagtacTATCTCTCCCCACTAAAACACCCGAACTAAGTAGCTTCAATGACCTAAAACAACTCGAAAAGCAGAAACTTTTACTCATACAAGCAgccaaaaaagaagaaactaaATGGCCCCGTATGCGACCAGCAAACAACCAAAATCTAAACCCTATCCATTACATGCTTTCACTGATAGAAAGATTCAGTTCAGGcgtgtgcaaaaaaaaaaaaaaatctctagaaGACACAGAAAATAAGAGTTTTGTGGTACAAGTTGTTGCTCTTGCATTTCCATAAACAAATGAGTCACAGTTTAGATATCAAATTGTTATGGCATGGACTGACTTGCTTAACTAGTTTAGAGGTTTCATAGTTCTGAACTGAAGTTGTACAACACTACAAGGGGAGTTGTACACAATTATAACCAAAGTTTCACAATATTAAAACTAGAGTTGCATAGATATATAACTGAAATTACACtagattaaatttagagtttgcACTTGCTTAATAACTAGAGTTGTATAGAATTATAACTAaagttaaaaaacaaatatagaatTGCACAAAATCATTAtggttgaaaaaaattaaaactaaagtTGCTCAAAAATATATCTGAGGTTGcatagaaaataaaactgaaaatttttgcTTTAATGTGAAAACTTTGATCCagttgttttgttattaacaaaaggaaaataaagtaaataacaTGTTGCACTTCATTTATAAAATGTTGCAATTCTATTTTACCAAAATTGAACTTTTCCATTCCATGCATGGTTAATTTGAGCTATGCAACtttaatatacatattatGCAAGTACAAAGGACATTAGCAGTACGCTTGGATCGTTaggaaaatttaattaaaatttcaattaaaGCAAAGAAAATTCAAGCAATCCCTTAATTTGCATAGGAAGCAATTAAAATCCTCAAAAGCAGTGAGACAAATGAATTCAGAATCCACAAAAGAAACCAGACTATCAAGAAATATCTCAAGGCAGGGAGCTATAAAATCCCCCAACCCAAAACAAAACAGATGGGAAAAAGTTAGCTTCACGTTGCTGCTGTATGGAAGCGTGAGGTCCAGTGATGAGCTGATACGTACCCAACGAATCATCTTTTAgcttgataaaaaatatatcaaacaatgtatttgcaaatgaataaaatttttatatacgtgttcacaTCGATATAAAagacaaagctagaaaataaactataaaaaaacttcacaataaactctaaatttaaagttaaaaatttaaatttcgacttacaagtataagtaaaagccaaaagattgGGTGAGAGAGGGAATAATTACTTTTTgtcgccattgacttttttatatacgtttgaccattcgtcttattcaaaaatttttgtaaaatatgtaaacctatatatatgcataaaagtatatttagcaataaatgaaatgatataaaaataattaataattatataaattttttgaataagacgaatgatcaaacgtgtataaaaaaatcaacggtgtcaaaacatttagggatagaGGTAGTAACTATTTGTCATTCTTATATATGACGTTTAATCAATATGTCTTATAAGATACCTAATATGTAAACTCGCTACCGCAGTcatggcaaaaagttaaatgaccAAGAGGGTAGGAGAGAAAATTCTTAACTCTTGAGGggacatttatttatttattgcatatcatttaaatgtttattaataaaaattaaatagacaTTTGAGGATAGaatgatatgatatatatcacttcacacacatacatgtttaaatataatttctagtgtaacaaaaataataaattaagctctaaataatatatgtatattcaaTCCTATTTTGACGGGCCTCACGTAAATTCACAGTTCCACGCCGGCCCAACTATTGCGGCCTAATCTCGTTACAGGCCGAAACGTTATTTTGACGGCCTATACTATACTTATCTTCCACTCCCCCATCCGCCTCCAAAACCCTaacatccgccgccgccgccgcagccgccaccgccgcagctGCCGGACAACCATGGTAATCCCGTCGTCGTTCTCGCGCCCCGGAGTGTGGGGAGCTTCAACCTGACTTACACCGTACCTTTTCTGTCGCCCGCAGGGTATTGACCTcgtggccggcggccggaACAAGAAGACAAAGCGTACGGCGCCAAGGTCGGAGGATGTGTACGTCAAGCTCCTCGTCAAGGTCAGGCAGTTCCTCTTCGATCCCGGCGCTGTGAGATCGATCCTTCGCGGTTAATGACGCTCGGGGATTCGCTCTGAGTCGGTGGGTTTTTCTTCTTGCTTCCCAGCTCTACCGCTTCCTGGAGCGGAGGACCAAGAGCCACTTCAACGCCGTGATCCTGAAGCGGCTCTTCATGAGCAAGACCAACCGCCCGCCGCTCTCGATGCGCCGCCTCGTCAGGTTCATGGAGGGGAAGGTACCTCATAGCCTCATCCCCCATTCcattttgctgctgctgcgaatAGAGTTGGGATTTACGGCTCATTTGCGCGTGTGCGTGGCGTGTCGAGTGCAGGGCGACCAGATCGCCGTGATCGTGGGCACCGTCACCGACGACAAGAGGGTCTACGAGGTGCCTGCGATGAAGGTGGCCGCTCTCAGATTCACCGAGACCGCGAAGGCCAGGATCATCAATGCTGGTGGCGAATGCCTCACGTTCGACCAGCTCGCCCTCCGCGCCCCGCTTGGTCAGAACACGGTATATCTCTGAAGCCTAATTCATCTGCTACTGGCTGGTGATACAGCTTGCTGTAGCTCATTTCTAGTATCAATTACTAGTACAGTATCTTCTgtacacaaattattttaagattGAAAGTTGTAATTCTGTCTGATGATCTAACTAATAACTATGCTAAGCCCATGCATCTCACATTTGCTAAAACGACCAAGTTAACCTCATGCTTAGTGTTGTATTTAATCAAGGCATGTGTGAATTATATATGCTAGGCTAATCAGAGAAAAAGTTATCGATTAATGAACTTTGCAATTATTGAGGACAAGAGATGCATCAGTTACTCTATTCTTGGTATCCTTATAAAGGACAAGGAGATATAACTGGTGCATAGATCTACATGGTTGGCTTACCAGCCATTGCATCAATTTAAGGTTGCCCTG includes:
- the LOC102709578 gene encoding 60S ribosomal protein L18-3-like, with the translated sequence MGIDLVAGGRNKKTKRTAPRSEDVYVKLLVKLYRFLERRTKSHFNAVILKRLFMSKTNRPPLSMRRLVRFMEGKGDQIAVIVGTVTDDKRVYEVPAMKVAALRFTETAKARIINAGGECLTFDQLALRAPLGQNTVLLRGPKNAREAVKHFGPAPGVPHSNTKPYVRSKGRKFEKARGRRNSKGFKV